A section of the Chryseobacterium ginsenosidimutans genome encodes:
- a CDS encoding lysophospholipid acyltransferase family protein: protein MSLISKNDLIKASGLSKIGFLKNPVASAVMSIAKINEVNRLYDKLKDKEGKDFFDSFVRERNLSYVAFEEDLAKIPKTGPFILVSNHPLGAIDGILMCKILSEVRPDFKVMGNFLLEKIKPMEPYVISVNPFENRKGAYSSSSGMRETLKHLQNGGCVGIFPAGEVSNKNNSYGEILDKEWEKPALKLIKMAKVPVVPMYFHAKNSRLFYQVSKIHPNLQTLMLPAEMMNDREKPIRVRIGRPIAVKAMDDMETIEELGEFLKRKVYMMKSYYEKRKSLAQSINLQNLSVKFPLLKEENIVQNIIDETPKEDILKDINKLKGTDKMFFSNGNYEVYFTAYEEIPSVMREIGRQRELTFRAVGEGSNMPFDLDEYDKHYHHLFLWDNAEEKLVGAYRMALGKEVMKKSGIKGFYTSSLFEFEQDIHPFFKKVIEMGRAYICQEYQQKPLPLFLLWRGIVHVCLRNPDHKFLMGGVSISNKFSEFSKSLMIEFMRSNYYDSAVAQYITPRNEYKVKLRDRDKNLFFDEMESDLNKLDKIIDDLEPELRLPVLIKKYIKQNAKVIAFNVDPNFNDAIDGLMYIRISDLPESTIKPVLEEMSEQIRKEQENNPAENQ, encoded by the coding sequence ATGAGTTTAATTTCGAAAAACGATTTAATTAAAGCTTCCGGCTTAAGTAAAATAGGATTTCTTAAAAATCCTGTAGCATCTGCTGTTATGAGCATTGCTAAAATAAATGAAGTAAACAGACTGTATGACAAGCTAAAAGATAAGGAAGGTAAAGACTTTTTCGACTCATTTGTAAGAGAAAGAAACTTAAGCTATGTAGCTTTTGAAGAAGATTTGGCAAAAATTCCGAAAACGGGACCGTTTATTTTGGTTTCGAACCATCCTCTTGGAGCAATTGACGGGATTTTGATGTGCAAAATCTTATCAGAAGTCCGTCCGGATTTTAAGGTAATGGGAAATTTCCTTCTGGAAAAGATCAAACCGATGGAGCCGTACGTAATTTCTGTAAACCCTTTTGAAAACAGAAAAGGAGCTTACAGCAGCTCTTCCGGAATGCGCGAAACACTGAAACATTTGCAAAACGGGGGTTGTGTAGGTATTTTTCCGGCAGGAGAAGTTTCCAACAAAAATAATTCTTACGGAGAAATTTTAGATAAAGAATGGGAAAAACCGGCTCTTAAGCTTATAAAAATGGCAAAAGTGCCGGTCGTTCCAATGTATTTCCATGCCAAAAACAGCCGATTATTTTATCAGGTTTCAAAAATCCATCCTAATTTACAAACATTGATGCTTCCTGCAGAAATGATGAATGACAGGGAGAAACCAATTCGCGTAAGAATTGGAAGACCCATTGCCGTAAAAGCAATGGATGACATGGAAACTATCGAAGAATTGGGCGAATTTTTGAAACGTAAGGTCTACATGATGAAATCTTACTACGAAAAAAGGAAATCTCTTGCTCAAAGTATTAATCTTCAAAATCTATCCGTAAAATTTCCCTTGCTTAAAGAAGAAAATATTGTCCAGAATATCATTGATGAAACTCCGAAAGAAGACATTCTAAAAGACATCAATAAACTGAAGGGCACAGATAAAATGTTTTTCAGTAACGGAAATTATGAAGTCTATTTTACGGCTTATGAAGAAATCCCATCCGTAATGAGGGAAATCGGACGTCAAAGAGAGCTTACATTCCGTGCTGTTGGCGAAGGAAGCAATATGCCCTTTGACCTGGATGAATACGACAAGCATTATCACCATCTATTCCTTTGGGACAACGCCGAAGAAAAGCTGGTGGGAGCTTATAGAATGGCTTTAGGGAAAGAAGTCATGAAAAAGTCTGGAATTAAAGGCTTTTACACAAGTTCCTTATTTGAATTTGAACAGGACATTCATCCTTTTTTCAAAAAAGTTATTGAAATGGGGAGAGCTTATATTTGTCAGGAATATCAGCAAAAACCACTTCCACTTTTCCTTTTATGGAGAGGAATCGTACATGTTTGCTTAAGAAATCCTGATCACAAATTCCTGATGGGAGGTGTGAGTATTTCCAACAAATTTTCTGAGTTTTCAAAATCTTTGATGATTGAGTTTATGAGATCAAATTATTATGATTCTGCTGTAGCTCAATATATTACCCCAAGAAATGAATATAAGGTAAAACTTCGAGACAGAGATAAAAACCTTTTCTTCGATGAAATGGAGTCTGACCTTAATAAATTAGATAAAATCATCGACGATCTGGAACCGGAACTGAGATTACCTGTTTTAATTAAAAAATACATCAAGCAAAATGCAAAAGTTATTGCCTTTAATGTTGACCCCAACTTCAATGACGCGATAGACGGACTGATGTATATACGAATCAGCGACCTTCCTGAAAGCACGATAAAGCCTGTATTAGAGGAAATGAGCGAACAAATAAGAAAGGAACAGGAAAATAATCCGGCTGAAAATCAATAG
- a CDS encoding aspartate kinase — protein MKIFKFGGASVKDAESVKNVSMVLRSQGFAKCLLVISAMGKTTNELEKVVELYFKKNNYQTEIEKIKRKHIEIADGLFPENHAVFAEINIFFDDIDSFLRRNKSPNYSFVYDQVVSCGEMISTKILSEYLNEIQFTNQWLDARDYIKTDNSYREGTVDWVKTEEFISNLNKEICYVTQGFIGSDENNFTVTLGREGSDYSAAIFAYCLNADAMTIWKDVPGVMTGDPRKFKDVTLLSNISYEEAIEMAYYGASVIHPKTLQPLQQKNIPFYVKSFVDPTKGGTKVGASEKNQSEESYILKENQTLLKISTRDFSFIAEDHMSLVFGHLSKHKIKVSLMQNSAISLALCLEDKYGTIDELNEELQKVFKTEVVKNVSLFTVRNAKMENIDKFYQEKSVLLEQISKNTLQMVTQ, from the coding sequence ATGAAAATTTTCAAGTTTGGTGGAGCATCGGTAAAAGATGCTGAAAGCGTAAAAAATGTATCCATGGTTTTAAGAAGCCAAGGGTTTGCTAAATGTTTGTTGGTGATTTCAGCAATGGGCAAAACGACAAATGAGTTGGAAAAGGTTGTAGAACTTTATTTCAAAAAGAATAATTATCAAACTGAAATTGAAAAGATAAAACGAAAACACATTGAAATTGCAGATGGCTTATTTCCTGAAAACCACGCAGTTTTTGCAGAAATAAATATCTTTTTTGATGACATCGACTCTTTTTTAAGAAGAAACAAATCTCCAAATTACAGTTTTGTTTATGATCAGGTTGTGAGCTGCGGGGAAATGATTTCCACTAAAATCCTAAGTGAATATTTGAATGAAATCCAATTTACAAATCAATGGCTAGATGCCAGAGATTATATAAAAACAGACAATTCTTACAGAGAAGGCACAGTAGACTGGGTAAAAACTGAAGAATTTATTTCTAATTTAAATAAAGAAATCTGCTACGTTACTCAAGGATTTATCGGTTCTGATGAAAATAATTTCACCGTAACTTTAGGAAGAGAAGGTTCCGATTATTCGGCAGCAATTTTTGCATATTGTTTAAATGCAGATGCAATGACAATCTGGAAAGACGTTCCGGGAGTAATGACAGGAGATCCGAGAAAATTTAAGGATGTAACTCTTCTTTCAAATATATCTTACGAAGAAGCGATTGAAATGGCATATTATGGAGCAAGTGTTATTCACCCGAAAACATTACAGCCATTACAACAAAAAAACATTCCTTTTTATGTAAAATCTTTTGTAGATCCTACAAAAGGAGGAACAAAAGTAGGTGCTTCAGAAAAAAACCAAAGTGAAGAGTCTTATATTTTAAAAGAAAATCAAACTTTACTGAAAATCTCTACAAGAGACTTCTCCTTCATTGCAGAAGATCATATGAGCTTAGTTTTCGGACATTTATCCAAGCATAAAATTAAAGTTTCTTTGATGCAGAATTCAGCAATTTCATTAGCTTTATGTTTGGAAGATAAATACGGCACCATAGACGAGCTTAATGAAGAATTGCAGAAAGTATTTAAAACAGAAGTTGTAAAAAATGTATCTTTATTTACTGTAAGAAATGCAAAGATGGAGAACATTGACAAATTTTACCAGGAAAAAAGTGTATTATTGGAGCAGATTTCGAAGAATACGCTTCAAATGGTAACACAATAA
- the fbp gene encoding class 1 fructose-bisphosphatase, which produces MSDQPLQTLGEFLIDKQDDFQYSTGEFSRLLSAIRLASKVVNREVNKAGIADIIGKAGNENVQGEEQQKLDVIANDIFITALSQREVVCGIASEENDDFIDIKCGENGHLSKYVVLIDPLDGSSNIDVNVSVGTIFSIYRRVTEPGTPVQLEDFLQKGINQIAAGYVIYGSSTMIVYTTGNGVNGFTLDPSLGTYYLSHPNMTFPKTGKIYSINEGNYIKFPQGVKNYLKYCQMEEGDRPYTSRYIGSLVADFHRNMLKGGIYIYPSYSQAPNGKLRLLYECNPMAFLAEQAGAKATDGFRRILEIEPTELHQRIPFFCGSVEMVEKAEEFMRIDSVK; this is translated from the coding sequence ATGTCAGATCAGCCATTACAGACTTTAGGAGAATTTCTTATTGATAAACAGGATGATTTCCAATATTCTACGGGTGAGTTTTCTCGCCTTCTGAGTGCAATAAGACTAGCTTCGAAAGTTGTAAACAGGGAAGTAAACAAAGCCGGAATCGCAGATATTATTGGAAAGGCGGGAAATGAAAATGTACAGGGAGAGGAGCAGCAGAAGCTTGATGTAATAGCAAATGATATTTTTATAACTGCATTGTCCCAAAGAGAGGTGGTTTGTGGTATTGCTTCGGAGGAAAATGATGACTTTATTGACATTAAATGTGGTGAAAACGGTCATTTAAGCAAATATGTTGTATTAATCGATCCACTTGACGGTTCTTCAAATATTGATGTAAACGTTTCTGTAGGAACGATTTTTTCAATTTACAGAAGAGTGACAGAGCCTGGAACTCCGGTTCAGTTAGAAGATTTTTTACAAAAAGGTATCAATCAGATTGCGGCAGGTTATGTAATTTACGGTTCGTCTACAATGATCGTTTATACAACCGGAAACGGTGTGAACGGATTTACATTGGATCCTTCTTTAGGAACTTATTATCTTTCTCATCCGAATATGACATTCCCTAAAACAGGTAAAATTTACTCTATTAATGAAGGAAATTATATTAAATTTCCTCAAGGTGTGAAAAATTATCTTAAATATTGCCAGATGGAAGAAGGTGACAGACCATATACTTCAAGATATATAGGGTCTTTAGTTGCTGATTTTCATAGGAATATGTTGAAAGGTGGTATTTATATTTATCCATCTTATTCGCAAGCTCCAAACGGGAAATTGAGATTGTTGTATGAATGCAATCCAATGGCGTTTTTAGCTGAGCAAGCCGGTGCAAAAGCAACAGACGGATTCAGAAGAATTTTGGAAATTGAACCGACAGAACTTCACCAAAGAATTCCGTTTTTCTGCGGAAGTGTAGAAATGGTGGAAAAAGCGGAAGAATTTATGCGAATTGACAGTGTAAAATAA